GGAACGCCGGACGATCGAAGGTCTTTCACCAGGAAAGCGGAAGGAACAGGAAGATACGGAAAGAAAACCACGTCATAATAGGCGTAGAAGAAAATAAAAGACGAGGCCCGGGAGGCCTTCGTCTTTTTTTTATGGAATAGTGACAAAAGTTTAACATTGAGCGGCGTCTGGAAATATGATATAGTAACAATGTAATTCCGAGTTTACTTATAGGAATTATAAATTATGGGGAGAGATGACGAAATGGGAATGGAATTCGTCGACTTATTCGACCAATGGGCGAGTTCGTATGATGACACAGTAGCCGGGAAAGATCCCGAATATAGGGAAGTGTTCGACGGGTACGATGAAATGCTTGCCCGCCTCGCCGCTTTGTCCGTATCGCCTGTCATGGAATTCGGTGTCGGCACAGCCAATTTAACCCGCCGGATGGTGGATCAAGGAAAATTGGTAATCGGAGTCGAACCCTCTTCGGAAATGCGCAAAATTGCTAAGATGAAATGTCCGGAAGCAGCAATATATGATGGGAACTTTCTGGATTACCCGCAGTTTGGGACTCCGATTCGTTCCATTGTCAGCTCATTCGCCTTCCACCACCTGACCAAAGAGGAAAAGGAAACAGCGATCAAAAGCTTCCACGACCAGCTGGATACAGACGGTCAAGTCATCTTTATTGATACCATCTTCCAGGATGAAGCACATAAACAGAGGCTGATCCGTAAAGCGGAAGAAGCGGGATTTTTAAATTTAGCACAGGATTTGCAGGAAGAATACTATGCCTATCTAGAAGAATTAAGGGAGGCGTTTATTGCTCAAGGGTTTAAAGTGTCCTTCGAGCAGCTGAATAAATACGCTTGGCTCATACAAGCGAACAAAGGGGAATGATCTTATGCCAAAAATG
This sequence is a window from Bacillus sp. SB49. Protein-coding genes within it:
- a CDS encoding class I SAM-dependent DNA methyltransferase, yielding MGRDDEMGMEFVDLFDQWASSYDDTVAGKDPEYREVFDGYDEMLARLAALSVSPVMEFGVGTANLTRRMVDQGKLVIGVEPSSEMRKIAKMKCPEAAIYDGNFLDYPQFGTPIRSIVSSFAFHHLTKEEKETAIKSFHDQLDTDGQVIFIDTIFQDEAHKQRLIRKAEEAGFLNLAQDLQEEYYAYLEELREAFIAQGFKVSFEQLNKYAWLIQANKGE